The following proteins are encoded in a genomic region of Parabacteroides pacaensis:
- a CDS encoding DUF4271 domain-containing protein, which yields MNVILSIQQVLHVSSDGYTGIRLADEQLVNDVVFAWIIGMFLLFSIVYRNNFRLFLKMLQDFRTVKERQSLFLLASNREGFFRNFMTFQTLMLITLALFSIARIQGSIPPAMSERMMFFALLILFGILLFYYFFKQGMYFCIGYVFTTPQKYKLWKSRYNAVIGVWGILLYFPVLWISYVDGYHTLAIWLFIILFILSRLVIIYKLIRIFYKKSDNLLYLILYLCAQEILPLVFLYEGLVYLYNFIETSTLWH from the coding sequence TTGAACGTTATATTATCTATACAGCAAGTACTTCATGTTTCTTCCGATGGGTATACCGGTATCCGGTTGGCGGACGAACAGTTGGTCAATGATGTGGTTTTTGCATGGATTATAGGGATGTTTTTGCTTTTTTCCATTGTCTACCGGAATAATTTTCGTCTCTTTCTCAAGATGTTACAAGATTTCCGGACAGTGAAAGAGAGACAAAGCCTCTTCTTGCTTGCTTCTAACCGGGAAGGCTTTTTTCGTAATTTCATGACTTTCCAGACGTTGATGCTGATTACTCTCGCTCTGTTTTCTATTGCCAGGATACAAGGATCGATCCCTCCTGCTATGTCGGAAAGAATGATGTTCTTTGCCCTTTTAATTTTATTTGGCATACTTCTTTTTTATTATTTCTTTAAACAAGGTATGTATTTTTGTATCGGGTACGTGTTTACCACTCCTCAAAAATATAAACTTTGGAAAAGCAGATATAATGCTGTAATAGGAGTTTGGGGTATTTTATTATATTTTCCTGTCCTTTGGATTTCTTATGTGGATGGCTATCATACTCTTGCTATCTGGTTGTTTATTATTCTTTTTATTTTATCCAGATTAGTAATAATTTATAAGTTAATACGGATATTTTACAAGAAAAGTGATAATTTATTGTATTTGATTTTGTACCTTTGCGCCCAAGAAATTTTACCACTGGTATTTTTATACGAAGGTTTGGTATATTTGTATAATTTTATCGAGACAAGTACTTTATGGCATTGA
- a CDS encoding HU family DNA-binding protein — translation MKNGKRKKWLYKRIPNDVIVNAPSDYIAKVIITASMTDEDIARKVVCK, via the coding sequence ATGAAAAATGGAAAAAGAAAAAAGTGGCTTTATAAGCGTATCCCCAATGATGTAATAGTAAATGCCCCTTCGGATTATATTGCCAAAGTAATTATCACTGCTTCTATGACCGATGAAGACATTGCCCGCAAGGTAGTCTGTAAATAA
- a CDS encoding anti-phage dCTP deaminase — MGAEKLNRIEYEERTDKEKDSSHVLDSTYTDEIVIALCGQLGTDLKFIQKTLYDCLTEDYGYDCEEISLSSYIFEKKGIPAPKNAYDRIVKGMELGNQLREEFSTHILADYAIQHISDTRIQETKQTDIEKGKFQSRRKCFIINSLKHPEEYRQLQKTYENAFYLLGIFSPYEDRHKSLQKEFHKKDCDKIDTLINRDTAEDIQNGQKVEDVFVHADYFIRTSSGVTDITEKINYFLTLLFDYGINTPTLDERAMYQATSAGANSACLSRQVGACITDADGNILSIGWNDVPSFGGGVYQRGKSEDERCYKTGGCANTLRKEKIVNTITSILLKENIIDENRVEDTAKILKKNGFKDLIEFARSIHAEMHAIIIGSQNTARKMIGGKLYCTTYPCHNCARHIVLAGIKEVYYIEPYRKSLCMELHKDAMTEQESETNKVRILMYEGVAPKSFMKFYQLIKDDRKEKVGKGEDKKKLSPKHRISLRALHEKEAITVKYIESKEKNRKELENK; from the coding sequence ATGGGAGCTGAGAAGTTAAACCGAATAGAATATGAAGAAAGAACCGATAAAGAAAAAGATTCTTCTCACGTATTGGATTCTACCTATACGGATGAAATTGTGATTGCTTTATGCGGGCAATTAGGGACGGATTTAAAGTTTATCCAGAAAACCTTGTACGATTGCCTGACGGAAGATTATGGATATGATTGTGAGGAGATAAGCCTAAGTTCGTATATTTTTGAGAAAAAAGGCATTCCGGCACCCAAGAATGCATACGATAGGATCGTAAAAGGAATGGAATTAGGTAACCAATTGAGAGAAGAGTTTTCTACACATATATTGGCTGACTATGCAATCCAGCATATTTCGGATACGAGAATCCAGGAAACAAAACAAACTGATATTGAAAAAGGAAAATTTCAATCCCGGAGAAAGTGTTTCATTATAAACTCATTAAAACATCCTGAAGAGTACAGGCAACTACAGAAAACTTACGAAAATGCGTTTTATTTGCTGGGTATTTTTTCGCCGTATGAGGATAGACACAAATCCTTACAAAAAGAATTTCATAAAAAAGACTGTGATAAAATAGATACTCTTATAAACCGGGATACTGCGGAAGATATACAGAATGGCCAAAAGGTAGAAGATGTTTTTGTACATGCGGATTATTTTATCCGGACGAGTTCTGGAGTTACTGATATTACCGAAAAGATAAATTATTTTTTGACGCTTTTATTTGATTACGGGATAAATACGCCTACTTTGGATGAAAGAGCCATGTACCAGGCTACTTCGGCGGGTGCTAATTCTGCTTGCCTTTCCCGTCAGGTAGGAGCATGTATTACAGATGCGGACGGAAATATTTTATCTATCGGGTGGAATGATGTACCTTCCTTCGGAGGAGGAGTATATCAACGTGGAAAAAGTGAGGATGAACGGTGCTATAAAACCGGTGGCTGTGCCAATACGCTTAGGAAAGAAAAAATAGTTAATACTATTACTAGTATTTTGCTAAAGGAAAATATTATAGATGAAAATAGAGTGGAGGATACAGCTAAAATTTTAAAGAAAAACGGATTTAAAGATTTAATTGAATTTGCCCGTTCTATCCATGCCGAAATGCATGCCATCATTATTGGGAGCCAAAACACCGCAAGGAAAATGATAGGTGGAAAACTGTATTGCACTACTTATCCATGTCATAATTGTGCCCGGCACATTGTATTGGCAGGAATTAAAGAAGTATATTATATAGAGCCCTATAGGAAAAGTTTATGCATGGAATTACATAAAGATGCCATGACTGAACAGGAATCGGAAACGAATAAAGTTAGAATCCTTATGTATGAAGGTGTGGCTCCTAAGTCTTTTATGAAGTTTTACCAATTAATAAAAGATGACCGGAAAGAAAAAGTCGGAAAGGGAGAGGATAAAAAGAAACTTTCTCCTAAACATAGAATTTCTTTAAGAGCGTTGCATGAAAAAGAGGCGATTACTGTAAAGTATATAGAAAGTAAAGAGAAAAATAGAAAAGAATTGGAAAATAAATGA
- the prfB gene encoding peptide chain release factor 2 (programmed frameshift): MITTDQLHNVLEREQALRGYLDIDAKTIQLEEEELRTQAPEFWEDAKRAEEQMKKVKDLKKWIELYNEIKSSTEELQLAYDFFKEGVTSEEEVDSAYTRAIELVENLELKNMLRREEDRLGAVLKINAGAGGTESQDWASMLCRMYQRWCEAKSYKVTITNWQDGDEAGIKTVTMQIEGDMAYGYLKSENGVHRLVRVSPYNAQGKRMTSFSSVFVTPLVDDSIEININPADYTWDTFRSGGAGGQNVNKVETGVRLRYNYKDPDTGETREILIENTESRSQLDNRENAMRLLRSQLYEIELQKRRAEQAKIEGAKKKIEWGSQIRSYVFDDRRVKDHRTDHQTSNVQAVMDGDIDGFIKAYLMEFGGEGKE; the protein is encoded by the exons ATGATTACAACAGACCAATTACATAATGTATTGGAACGCGAGCAAGCGTTGAGGGGGTATCTT GACATCGATGCAAAGACAATCCAATTAGAAGAAGAAGAATTACGTACTCAAGCACCTGAGTTTTGGGAAGATGCTAAGCGTGCTGAGGAACAAATGAAAAAAGTCAAAGATCTAAAAAAATGGATCGAATTATATAACGAGATAAAGTCATCTACCGAAGAACTTCAATTGGCATATGATTTTTTTAAAGAAGGAGTGACAAGCGAAGAAGAGGTAGATAGTGCTTACACCAGAGCCATAGAACTAGTAGAAAATTTAGAGTTAAAAAATATGCTCCGGAGAGAAGAAGATCGTTTAGGAGCCGTCTTAAAAATTAATGCAGGTGCCGGAGGTACAGAAAGTCAGGACTGGGCTTCTATGTTGTGCCGAATGTACCAACGCTGGTGTGAAGCGAAAAGTTATAAAGTAACTATTACAAACTGGCAAGATGGGGACGAAGCCGGTATCAAAACCGTTACTATGCAAATAGAGGGAGATATGGCATATGGTTATTTAAAAAGCGAAAATGGTGTCCATCGGTTAGTAAGAGTATCTCCTTATAATGCACAGGGGAAACGAATGACTTCTTTTTCATCCGTATTTGTTACCCCATTAGTTGACGATTCTATTGAAATCAATATCAATCCTGCAGATTATACATGGGATACATTTCGTTCCGGAGGTGCCGGCGGACAAAATGTAAATAAAGTAGAGACGGGGGTACGGCTCCGCTACAATTACAAAGATCCTGATACAGGGGAAACCCGAGAAATTTTAATTGAAAATACAGAAAGTCGTTCTCAACTTGACAACAGGGAAAATGCAATGCGTTTATTGCGTTCTCAGTTATATGAAATAGAATTACAAAAACGCAGGGCCGAACAAGCTAAAATAGAAGGCGCTAAAAAGAAAATTGAATGGGGATCTCAAATCCGGAGCTATGTATTTGACGACCGCCGTGTCAAAGATCACCGGACCGATCATCAAACATCTAATGTTCAAGCTGTTATGGATGGAGATATTGATGGGTTTATAAAAGCTTATCTTATGGAATTTGGAGGGGAAGGTAAAGAATAA
- a CDS encoding type IV toxin-antitoxin system AbiEi family antitoxin domain-containing protein encodes MTTTEAILNYAAMQRGTFQRKDLLRDIVSKQTDIKERAVDLQISRLIASGILLRRGRGEYLLTENSLPEFVYKPSETEKDIFLKLRKQFPFLDMCIWSPRVLSFFMIHVPNIGYTFVDVEKEGMESVFHALQNMNLSQNILFAPSAKDCERYLTGTDAIVVRQLIGQSPLTEVDGSTVPRIEKILVDAIGDNEIQFAGGSEIYNIYEYARERNNVNMSKLMRYASRRNRKEKVEQIINTIEHDKSKE; translated from the coding sequence ATGACAACGACCGAAGCTATATTAAACTATGCAGCCATGCAGAGAGGAACTTTCCAACGGAAAGACCTTCTCCGTGATATTGTCAGTAAACAGACAGATATCAAGGAAAGAGCGGTGGATTTACAGATAAGCCGTCTCATCGCTTCCGGCATACTCCTTCGTAGAGGACGTGGCGAGTATCTGCTGACCGAGAATAGCTTACCTGAATTCGTTTATAAGCCATCTGAAACAGAAAAAGACATCTTCCTGAAGTTAAGAAAACAATTTCCCTTTCTCGATATGTGCATCTGGAGTCCTAGAGTGCTGTCATTTTTTATGATCCATGTGCCAAACATTGGCTATACGTTTGTGGACGTGGAAAAAGAAGGCATGGAGTCTGTCTTCCATGCCTTGCAGAATATGAATCTCAGCCAGAACATTCTCTTTGCACCATCTGCCAAGGACTGTGAGCGTTATCTGACAGGGACGGATGCCATCGTAGTGCGTCAGCTAATTGGGCAGTCGCCACTAACCGAAGTAGATGGCAGCACCGTGCCCCGCATAGAAAAGATTCTTGTAGATGCCATTGGTGACAACGAAATACAGTTTGCAGGGGGCTCTGAGATATATAATATATATGAATATGCGCGTGAGAGGAACAATGTCAACATGAGCAAACTGATGAGATACGCCTCTCGCCGTAACCGTAAAGAAAAAGTTGAACAGATTATTAACACTATAGAACATGATAAATCCAAAGAGTAG
- a CDS encoding TatD family hydrolase, which yields MTYYNIHTHHLPSSEEVIAIYNLIVYPDGLRFPEGREKAVFSKEDSLHKKLYYSLGIHPWYIDPEHLEFQLSYFYESVSHPDVVAVGEAGLDRLAVLPLEIQEKVFISQATIAEEKNKPLLIHCVKAWAEILALHKRISPRMPWIIHGFRGNRMLAVQLLNRGFYFSISDRFNEEILHLDLCSRLFLETDNRKIEIQEVYKKMASSLHVDLETLGQHIRENVRNVFSI from the coding sequence ATGACTTATTATAATATTCATACACATCATTTGCCTTCCTCGGAAGAGGTAATAGCTATTTATAACCTGATAGTATATCCGGACGGTTTGCGTTTTCCGGAGGGAAGGGAAAAGGCCGTTTTTTCAAAAGAAGATTCCCTGCATAAAAAATTGTATTATTCTCTAGGGATTCATCCATGGTATATAGATCCTGAACATTTAGAATTTCAACTTTCTTATTTTTATGAATCAGTTAGCCATCCTGATGTAGTTGCAGTAGGGGAAGCCGGGCTCGACCGGTTGGCTGTACTTCCTTTGGAGATTCAAGAAAAAGTGTTTATTTCCCAGGCAACCATTGCAGAAGAAAAAAATAAACCTCTTCTTATTCATTGTGTGAAAGCTTGGGCAGAAATATTAGCTCTGCATAAAAGAATCTCTCCTCGTATGCCTTGGATAATTCATGGTTTCCGGGGAAATAGAATGTTAGCTGTCCAATTATTGAACCGTGGTTTCTATTTTTCTATTTCGGATCGCTTTAATGAGGAAATACTTCATCTGGACCTTTGCTCCCGGCTTTTTTTAGAAACAGACAATCGCAAAATTGAAATTCAAGAGGTTTATAAAAAAATGGCTTCTTCTTTGCATGTAGATTTAGAAACGTTAGGACAGCATATAAGAGAGAATGTTCGTAATGTCTTTTCTATTTAA
- a CDS encoding DUF3868 domain-containing protein, with protein sequence MKTIYKYIISAAMLLGGIGGTVAQDGRPSVSVTCNDLKQIGDSLYIDAVIHISGEAVKSTRSLALTPVLEAPTQKMGLPSILLLGKKSAKVYSREKALNNLKEDEPRFAIINTAQTTQQTLPYKMTVTYEPWMKDARFVLAEDLCGCGKSEPGSPLLIADKIRLYPTERYQVQPVLAYIVPEAETEKHRAEVGTAYLDFQVNKWDILPDYHNNAAELAKIDNTITAVVNDKNITPQKIVLKGYASPEGSYANNARLAENRVKSLRDYIRNKHDFAQSFFTVESEPEDWAGFKAKVEADPNVPSRDEVLAIIASDDTPDKKESRLKGLNRGVPYQYVLKEIFPYLRHSDYRIDYTVRFFTVEEGREIIKTRPGQLSLSEMFAVANSYEIGSEDYNQVFDIAVRTYSDDPVANLNAANIAIMKGNYDAARNYLAKAGNSPEAIHARGILYLIEGNLDAAEPLLKQAKVSGIKEAEQNLNELKKKKENNELFDSFTH encoded by the coding sequence ATGAAGACAATATATAAATACATAATATCGGCAGCCATGCTGCTGGGAGGAATAGGAGGAACCGTGGCACAAGACGGCCGTCCTTCCGTTTCGGTTACTTGTAACGATTTGAAACAAATAGGCGATTCCCTTTATATAGACGCTGTAATCCATATTTCGGGCGAAGCGGTGAAATCTACCCGCTCGCTGGCTTTAACTCCCGTGCTGGAAGCTCCTACGCAAAAAATGGGGTTACCTTCTATATTGCTCCTGGGGAAAAAAAGTGCCAAGGTATATTCTCGCGAAAAAGCATTAAACAATTTGAAGGAAGACGAACCTCGTTTCGCCATTATTAATACGGCTCAAACAACCCAACAGACGCTTCCTTATAAAATGACCGTTACATACGAGCCGTGGATGAAAGATGCCCGTTTCGTGCTGGCCGAAGATTTATGCGGCTGCGGGAAGTCGGAACCCGGAAGTCCTCTGCTGATCGCCGATAAAATCCGCCTCTATCCCACCGAACGTTACCAGGTGCAACCGGTACTAGCTTATATCGTGCCGGAGGCAGAAACCGAAAAACACCGTGCGGAAGTAGGCACTGCTTATCTGGATTTCCAAGTCAACAAATGGGACATCTTGCCGGATTACCATAATAATGCTGCGGAATTAGCTAAGATCGATAATACCATCACGGCGGTGGTAAATGATAAAAATATCACTCCTCAAAAGATTGTATTGAAAGGATATGCTTCCCCCGAAGGTTCGTATGCAAATAATGCACGTCTGGCCGAAAACCGTGTGAAGTCCCTGCGCGACTACATCCGCAACAAACACGATTTCGCGCAAAGCTTCTTTACTGTAGAAAGTGAGCCGGAAGACTGGGCCGGATTTAAGGCCAAGGTGGAAGCCGACCCGAACGTTCCTTCCCGCGACGAAGTATTGGCTATTATTGCCAGCGACGATACGCCTGATAAGAAAGAAAGCCGTTTAAAAGGTTTAAACCGGGGAGTCCCTTATCAATATGTATTAAAAGAAATCTTCCCCTATCTCCGCCATTCCGATTACCGGATCGATTACACGGTTCGCTTCTTTACCGTGGAAGAGGGCCGGGAAATAATTAAAACCCGTCCGGGACAGTTGAGCTTAAGCGAAATGTTTGCTGTGGCCAATAGTTATGAAATAGGAAGTGAAGATTATAACCAAGTATTTGATATTGCCGTGCGTACCTATAGCGATGACCCGGTAGCAAACCTGAATGCAGCTAATATTGCCATTATGAAAGGAAATTATGATGCGGCACGTAACTATCTGGCAAAAGCCGGCAACTCTCCCGAAGCCATCCATGCCCGTGGTATCCTTTATCTGATAGAAGGAAACTTGGATGCGGCGGAACCCTTGTTGAAACAAGCTAAAGTTTCAGGTATTAAGGAAGCGGAGCAAAATTTAAATGAATTGAAAAAGAAAAAGGAAAATAATGAACTGTTTGATAGTTTTACCCACTAA
- a CDS encoding uroporphyrinogen-III synthase: MALIIKKLLVSQPKPASEKSPYFDIAEKYGVEIDFRPFIKVEPLSSKEFRQQKVSILDYTAVVFTARTAIDHFFHLCEELRVTIPETMKYFCMTEAIAVYLQKYIVYRKRKIFFGQNGKLDDLVTVISKHAKEKYLVPVSDVHKDDLLTMLEAKKINFTKAVMYRTVSNDFAADEKFDYDMLVFFSPAGITSLMKNFPNFKQEDIKIGCFGPTTAKAVKEAGLRLDVEAPTPEAPSMTAALELYLKKQAGENVE; the protein is encoded by the coding sequence ATGGCATTGATTATCAAGAAATTGCTGGTATCACAACCGAAGCCTGCATCAGAGAAATCACCGTATTTCGATATTGCAGAGAAATACGGGGTTGAGATTGATTTCCGTCCGTTTATTAAGGTTGAGCCTCTTTCGTCGAAAGAGTTCAGACAGCAAAAAGTTTCAATTTTAGACTATACGGCCGTTGTTTTTACTGCTCGTACAGCTATTGATCACTTTTTCCATCTGTGTGAGGAGTTAAGGGTAACCATCCCGGAAACAATGAAATATTTTTGTATGACGGAAGCGATAGCGGTTTATCTACAGAAATATATTGTTTATAGAAAGCGTAAGATCTTTTTTGGCCAAAATGGGAAGCTGGACGATCTGGTAACAGTAATCAGCAAGCATGCAAAAGAAAAATACCTTGTGCCTGTCTCCGACGTGCATAAGGATGATCTGTTGACCATGCTGGAAGCAAAGAAAATAAACTTTACCAAAGCAGTTATGTATCGTACCGTAAGTAATGATTTTGCTGCCGATGAAAAGTTTGACTATGATATGTTGGTGTTTTTCAGCCCGGCAGGAATTACTTCTTTGATGAAGAACTTTCCTAATTTTAAGCAGGAAGATATAAAGATCGGCTGTTTTGGCCCTACTACGGCGAAAGCTGTAAAGGAAGCCGGACTACGCTTGGATGTAGAGGCTCCTACTCCTGAAGCACCGTCTATGACTGCTGCTTTAGAGCTATATCTGAAAAAGCAAGCTGGAGAAAACGTAGAATAA
- the tyrS gene encoding tyrosine--tRNA ligase gives MNFVEELRWRGMIHDMMPGTEEQLQKEMTSAYVGIDPTADSLHIGHLVSVMMLKHFQRAGHRPIALVGGATGMIGDPSMKSAERNLLDETTLRHNQDSIKKQLAKFLDFDSDAPNAAKLVNNYDWMKEYSFLHFIRDIGKHITVNYMMAKDSVKKRLSSESSVGMSFTEFSYQLLQGYDFLYLYKHENCRLQMGGSDQWGNITTGTELIRRKEGGEAYALTCPLITKADGGKFGKTESGNVWLDRRYTSPYKFYQFWLNVSDADAARYIKIFTALPQEEVEALIQEQEAAPHLRPLQKRLAKEVTTMVHSIEDYEAAVEASNILFGNSTSEALKKLDEETLLAVFEGVPQFEISRDEIVEGVKAVDLLTEKASVFPSKGEMKKLVQSGGVSINKEKLVAFDEMIYAGHLLDGKYLLVQKGKKNYFLLIAK, from the coding sequence ATGAATTTTGTTGAAGAACTAAGATGGCGGGGCATGATCCATGATATGATGCCCGGAACGGAAGAGCAGTTACAAAAAGAAATGACATCGGCTTACGTAGGTATTGATCCGACTGCCGATTCTTTGCATATCGGTCATTTGGTAAGTGTAATGATGTTGAAACATTTTCAACGTGCCGGCCATCGCCCTATTGCGTTGGTGGGAGGAGCAACAGGAATGATTGGGGATCCTTCAATGAAGTCGGCAGAACGTAATTTGCTTGATGAAACAACTTTACGTCATAACCAAGATAGCATTAAAAAGCAGTTGGCAAAATTCCTGGATTTTGATTCGGATGCACCGAATGCAGCTAAGTTGGTAAATAACTATGACTGGATGAAGGAGTATTCTTTTTTACATTTTATCCGTGATATCGGTAAACATATTACTGTGAATTACATGATGGCTAAGGATTCTGTAAAGAAGCGGCTTAGTTCGGAGTCGAGTGTAGGGATGTCATTTACGGAATTTTCTTATCAACTGCTCCAAGGATATGATTTTCTTTATTTGTATAAACATGAAAATTGTCGTTTGCAGATGGGAGGATCGGATCAATGGGGAAATATTACTACCGGCACGGAACTGATTCGTCGGAAAGAAGGTGGGGAAGCTTATGCTTTAACCTGTCCTTTAATCACAAAAGCAGATGGAGGCAAATTCGGTAAAACAGAGTCTGGTAATGTTTGGCTGGATCGTCGGTACACTTCTCCATATAAATTTTATCAGTTTTGGTTAAATGTGAGTGATGCAGATGCTGCCCGGTATATTAAAATATTTACAGCTCTTCCCCAAGAGGAAGTCGAAGCTTTGATTCAGGAACAAGAGGCAGCTCCTCATTTGCGTCCTTTGCAAAAACGCTTAGCCAAAGAAGTAACAACAATGGTTCATTCTATAGAAGATTATGAAGCTGCCGTGGAAGCTTCTAATATTTTGTTTGGCAATTCTACTTCCGAAGCTTTAAAGAAATTGGATGAAGAAACCCTGTTGGCTGTGTTTGAGGGAGTACCGCAGTTTGAAATTTCTCGTGATGAGATTGTGGAAGGGGTGAAAGCTGTCGACTTGCTTACCGAAAAAGCTTCTGTATTTCCGTCTAAAGGAGAAATGAAGAAGCTAGTACAAAGTGGAGGAGTGAGTATTAATAAGGAAAAGCTAGTAGCATTTGATGAAATGATTTATGCTGGTCATTTGTTGGATGGAAAATATTTGCTTGTTCAAAAAGGAAAGAAGAATTATTTTTTGTTGATAGCTAAATAA
- the rnpA gene encoding ribonuclease P protein component, whose product MALKKYTLPKEERISLKRHLDKLFEKGQSFISYPLRVVYLCTTEEMPARASIMVSVSKKKFKRAVKRNHIKRLVREAYRVRKYELIDPLTEKNKYMLVAFLFLDKELPSSAGIEKALSKAIRLLLEKEHLKELATETFIE is encoded by the coding sequence ATGGCTTTAAAGAAATATACTTTACCGAAAGAGGAACGGATTTCACTGAAACGGCATCTGGATAAATTGTTTGAGAAAGGACAATCGTTTATATCTTATCCGTTGCGTGTGGTTTACCTTTGTACTACAGAGGAAATGCCTGCCAGGGCTTCTATTATGGTAAGTGTATCGAAGAAAAAGTTTAAAAGGGCGGTAAAAAGAAACCATATTAAACGGTTGGTCCGGGAGGCATACCGGGTAAGAAAATATGAATTGATAGATCCCCTTACGGAAAAAAATAAATATATGTTGGTTGCTTTTTTATTCCTGGATAAAGAATTGCCAAGTAGTGCCGGGATAGAGAAAGCTTTGTCAAAAGCTATCCGGCTGTTGCTTGAAAAGGAACATTTGAAGGAATTGGCAACGGAAACTTTTATAGAATAG
- a CDS encoding DUF3575 domain-containing protein yields MKKVLFLFLLLLGVANMYGQKFAVKSNLLYDATATINLGVEIGLSQKWTLDLSGNYNGWKMGDDTRWKHWLIQPEARYWLCEKFNGHFFGIHAHYADYNVGGIKFLSKNMENFRYQGNLYGAGIGYGYQWILSNRWSMEAEIGVGWAHLDYDKYPCATCGTVQKSDTKNYFGVTKAAISIIYFFK; encoded by the coding sequence ATGAAAAAAGTGCTTTTCCTCTTTTTGCTGCTGCTGGGAGTGGCAAATATGTATGGGCAAAAGTTTGCAGTAAAATCTAACCTTTTGTACGACGCTACGGCTACCATTAACTTGGGCGTGGAAATAGGGCTGAGCCAGAAATGGACGCTCGACCTCTCCGGCAACTATAACGGCTGGAAGATGGGTGACGATACCCGCTGGAAACATTGGTTGATACAACCCGAAGCCCGGTACTGGCTGTGCGAAAAGTTCAACGGCCATTTCTTCGGTATCCATGCACATTATGCCGACTATAACGTAGGCGGTATAAAATTCTTAAGCAAAAATATGGAAAATTTCCGTTACCAGGGCAATCTATACGGAGCAGGCATAGGCTATGGCTACCAGTGGATTTTAAGTAACCGGTGGAGCATGGAGGCCGAAATCGGTGTTGGATGGGCGCACCTCGACTATGATAAATATCCTTGCGCCACTTGCGGTACAGTACAAAAAAGCGATACCAAAAATTACTTTGGCGTAACGAAAGCCGCTATTTCTATTATTTATTTCTTTAAATAA
- the yidD gene encoding membrane protein insertion efficiency factor YidD encodes MDVLTCLKRYLKRFLVWLVLLPVYFYKYCISPMTPAACRYVPTCSEYAVQAIKKYGPFKGIWLAVKRILRCHPWGGSGYDPVP; translated from the coding sequence ATGGATGTATTGACATGCCTGAAAAGGTATCTGAAACGTTTCCTGGTTTGGTTGGTTTTGCTGCCGGTGTATTTTTATAAATATTGTATCTCTCCCATGACGCCGGCTGCTTGCCGGTATGTGCCTACATGCTCGGAATATGCGGTGCAAGCTATTAAAAAGTATGGGCCTTTTAAAGGAATCTGGCTGGCTGTTAAAAGAATTCTTCGTTGCCATCCCTGGGGTGGAAGCGGGTATGATCCTGTTCCCTGA